In Streptomyces sp. 71268, the DNA window GGGCGTGGCGGGAAGGCGCCCGCCACCGGGGTGATGTCGGCGATCCGGTCGAGCCGGAAGGTGCGCCAGTCGTCCCGGTCCACGTCGAAGGCCACGAGGTACCACGCGCCGGCGCGCAGGAAGTGGCGGTACGGCTCGACCAGTCGGGTCGTACGCCGGTCGTGCTGGTCGGTGTAGCGGAAGCGGAGCCGGCCGCCCTCGGCGACCGCGTCCGCGATCACGCCCACGGTCGCCGCCGCGACCACTGCCCCGGGCTGCTGGAGCACCTCGGTGGCCAGGTCGGTCGCGGCGGCGCGGCGGCGCAGCGGGCGGGGCAGCACCTGGTCGAGCTTGACCAGCGCGCTGGAGGCGACCGCATCCTCCGGGAGCCAGGCGCGGATCAGGTGCAGCCCGGCCACCAGGGCGGTGATCTCGTCGGCGGTGAACAGCAGCGGCGGCATCCTGACCCCGGGGCGCAGCCGGTAGGTGCTGCCGGGGCCCGGGCGGGCCTCGACCGCGTAGCCGAGCCGGCGCAGCCGCTGGGCGTCGCGGCGCACCGTGCGCGTGCTCGTGCCGAGCCGTCCGGCCAGGTCGGCGGCGGTCCACTCGCCGCCGGACTGCAACAGCGTGAGCAGCGCCAGGGTTCTGGTCGTGGGGTCGTGGTCCATCTCCGCAACCTCTCAGAAGAGGAGGACGAGTTCCGGCCGGCTCTCCTTCTAGCCTGCGGGCAGAGCCACCGAAGGAGAGAGACCATGCGGAGCGAGACAACCGTGCCGGACCAGGCCACCCCACGGATCGCCGTGACCACCCCCACCGGCAACGTCGGCCGGCACGTCGTCGCCGCGCTGCTGCGCGCCGGGGTCCGACCGCGCGTGCTGTCCCGCGACCCCGACCGGCTCGCCCCCGACCTGCGGGAGGCGGTGGACGCCGTACGGGTCGACCAATACGACGCCGACGCGGTGGCGGCCGCCACCGTGGGCGTGGACGCGCTGTTCTGGGTGGTCCCGACCCCCGGCGGCCCGGACCCGCTCGCCGCGTACGCGCGCGCCACCGCCAGCGTGGTCCGTGCCGTGACCGACAACCGGATCGGGCGTGTCGTCTTCCAGAGCAGCGTCGGCGCCGAGAAGCGGCGGGGCGCCGGCGAGATCGACGGCCTGGCCCACGCCGAACTGGCCCTCGACGCCACCGGCGTCGACGTCACCCATCTGCGCTGCGGCTACTTCTTCAGCAACCTCGAACTCCAACTCGACGCCCTGCGGGCGGGCGCCCTCCAGGTGGTCCTGCCGCTCGACGCGCCCATGCCCTGGGTGGCGCCGCGCGACATCGCCGAGGTAGCCGTCGCGCGGCTGCTGTCGCCGGGCTGGTCCGGGCGGTGCGTGCGGGCGGTGCACGGGCCGGCCGACCTGACCTGGCGCCAGGTGGCCGACATCCTCGGCGCGGCCACCGGCCGGCCGATCGGCGTCGAGCGGATCACCGACGACGCCATGCGCGCCCAGCTCCGGCGGGTCGGGATGGCCGACGCGGCGGTCGAGGCCGTGCTCGGCATGTCGACCGGTCTGCGCGAGGACTTCGTCCCCGAACAGCCCCGCACCGTCCACACCACGACCCCCACCACCCTCGCCGCCTGGGCCTACGACCACCTGCGACCCCGGCTCGCCGACGACGCGCCGTGACGCGGCCGGGGCCGGCCCGGCTCGTCCTGGCCTGACTTG includes these proteins:
- a CDS encoding NAD(P)H-binding protein, which gives rise to MRSETTVPDQATPRIAVTTPTGNVGRHVVAALLRAGVRPRVLSRDPDRLAPDLREAVDAVRVDQYDADAVAAATVGVDALFWVVPTPGGPDPLAAYARATASVVRAVTDNRIGRVVFQSSVGAEKRRGAGEIDGLAHAELALDATGVDVTHLRCGYFFSNLELQLDALRAGALQVVLPLDAPMPWVAPRDIAEVAVARLLSPGWSGRCVRAVHGPADLTWRQVADILGAATGRPIGVERITDDAMRAQLRRVGMADAAVEAVLGMSTGLREDFVPEQPRTVHTTTPTTLAAWAYDHLRPRLADDAP
- a CDS encoding WYL domain-containing protein is translated as MDHDPTTRTLALLTLLQSGGEWTAADLAGRLGTSTRTVRRDAQRLRRLGYAVEARPGPGSTYRLRPGVRMPPLLFTADEITALVAGLHLIRAWLPEDAVASSALVKLDQVLPRPLRRRAAATDLATEVLQQPGAVVAAATVGVIADAVAEGGRLRFRYTDQHDRRTTRLVEPYRHFLRAGAWYLVAFDVDRDDWRTFRLDRIADITPVAGAFPPRPFPDASIEHWLTTDFGRAAAERPSDAAPGAPRGASEPTEPAEPAETREPAQPAEPTE